From a single Acidimicrobiia bacterium genomic region:
- a CDS encoding TraR/DksA C4-type zinc finger protein, with protein MADTSHGVLRAQLQQERARLRDRLADLGQGSNGDLTFDGGFADSSQVTAERGEIEALTVTLAETLGEIEDALHKFDEGTYGRCERCGGPIADARLEAIPAARLCITCASKSR; from the coding sequence ATGGCCGACACATCTCACGGGGTGCTGCGCGCCCAGCTCCAGCAGGAGCGGGCCCGGCTGCGTGACCGGCTGGCGGACCTCGGCCAGGGGAGCAACGGGGACCTGACCTTCGACGGCGGCTTCGCCGACTCCAGCCAGGTGACCGCGGAGCGGGGGGAGATCGAGGCGCTCACGGTGACCCTGGCCGAGACGCTCGGGGAGATCGAGGACGCCCTCCACAAGTTCGACGAGGGCACGTACGGCCGGTGCGAGCGCTGCGGCGGGCCGATCGCCGACGCTCGGCTCGAGGCGATCCCGGCCGCCCGGCTCTGCATCACCTGCGCCTCGAAGTCGCGCTGA
- a CDS encoding site-2 protease family protein, giving the protein MPLREALILFGCLVAAVILHEVSHGVVASWLGDDTAKRAGRLTLNPLPHIDPFGSIILPAMGALAGLPIFGYAKPVPVDPRRLRRPRRDIILVSLAGPATNLVLMAAAAVGARAIYSSGGVLPGTIDQSTSNLLLEIVFYFALVNLLLGLFNLLPIPPLDGSALVERLLPSAWLPTWYRIRPYGLLILLVLVFFTGVVGTVVQPFFDA; this is encoded by the coding sequence GTGCCCCTGCGCGAGGCGCTCATCTTGTTCGGCTGCCTCGTCGCGGCCGTCATCCTCCACGAGGTCAGCCACGGCGTCGTGGCCTCCTGGCTGGGTGACGACACCGCCAAGCGCGCCGGCCGCCTCACCCTGAACCCGCTGCCCCACATCGACCCGTTCGGGTCCATCATCCTGCCGGCCATGGGCGCGCTCGCGGGCCTGCCGATCTTCGGGTACGCGAAGCCGGTCCCGGTCGACCCGCGTCGGCTCCGCCGACCGCGCCGGGACATCATCCTCGTGAGCCTCGCCGGCCCGGCCACGAACCTGGTGCTCATGGCGGCCGCCGCCGTCGGCGCGCGCGCCATCTACTCGAGCGGCGGCGTGCTGCCCGGCACCATCGACCAGTCCACGTCGAACCTGCTGCTCGAGATCGTCTTCTACTTCGCCCTCGTGAACCTGCTGCTCGGGCTGTTCAACCTGCTGCCCATCCCGCCGCTCGACGGGTCGGCCCTCGTCGAGCGGCTGCTGCCGTCGGCCTGGCTCCCGACCTGGTACCGGATCCGCCCCTACGGGCTGCTCATCCTCCTCGTGCTCGTGTTCTTCACCGGTGTGGTCGGCACCGTCGTGCAGCCGTTCTTCGACGC